One region of Chryseobacterium muglaense genomic DNA includes:
- a CDS encoding polysaccharide deacetylase family protein, which produces MILLTFNIVNFEAGTKNSSIVISDDERLKITEGNTKAILRILDLHDIKASFFVEISIAEKLQNLLKAISAQGHEIAFYNKDSSLEKIDQVKKSIEEFLEKQIKGIRQKDNQFSLEELKSIGFNYISNIDHADILFPFKRLKRTSEIIEDNGLSIVPESISPYSQLPYNDFVFQILPMQYYQNMVFETLKNDDFVLIYLESWQFTDINKYKFKVPFYRKFYLGKKMEDKLEALLSWVNEKELATSRMKDYIF; this is translated from the coding sequence ATGATTTTGCTCACTTTTAACATCGTAAACTTTGAGGCTGGAACTAAAAACAGCAGCATTGTTATTTCTGATGATGAAAGATTGAAAATTACCGAAGGTAATACAAAGGCAATTCTCAGGATTTTAGATCTTCACGATATAAAAGCAAGTTTTTTTGTAGAAATTTCTATTGCAGAAAAACTTCAGAATTTACTAAAAGCAATTTCTGCTCAAGGGCATGAAATTGCTTTTTATAATAAAGATTCGAGTCTCGAAAAAATCGATCAAGTAAAAAAATCGATTGAGGAATTTCTTGAAAAACAGATCAAAGGAATTCGCCAAAAAGACAACCAGTTTTCTTTGGAAGAATTAAAATCAATCGGTTTTAATTATATCTCAAACATCGATCATGCAGATATTCTGTTTCCTTTCAAACGATTAAAAAGAACTTCTGAGATCATCGAAGACAACGGATTGAGTATTGTTCCGGAAAGTATTTCTCCGTACAGTCAGTTGCCTTATAATGACTTTGTTTTTCAGATTTTGCCGATGCAGTATTATCAGAATATGGTTTTTGAAACCTTGAAAAATGATGATTTTGTCTTAATTTATCTTGAATCTTGGCAGTTTACCGATATCAATAAATACAAGTTTAAAGTTCCATTTTACCGAAAGTTTTATTTAGGAAAAAAAATGGAAGATAAACTTGAAGCTTTGCTTTCATGGGTCAATGAAAAAGAATTGGCGACTTCAAGGATGAAGGATTATATATTTTAG
- a CDS encoding metallophosphoesterase, with protein sequence MQRNFLIIAGIFLVMEIYIYQAIRTLTDNFWIRLGYIILYLGVYSLLIYEVLNFQRSDKGSHSPQLISVLFLVFILPKIFVVLFLLIDDIFRTGGYLVGLTKSTENFFPERRKFLSLVGLGLGGVLSALFIDGITFGKYRHTVRRVRVKFANLPKSFKGYKIIQISDVHSGSFSDPSKLQHAIDLINEQNPDLVLFTGDMVNNIADEFKPFIPLFSKIKAKDGKFAVLGNHDYGDYVKWNSKDEQNKNLDTLINYQRQAGFDMLRNENRIIEKNGENIYILGVENWGLKPFPQYGDIDKALENVPQNATKILMSHDPTHFDYVVKKHPKDIHLTLSGHTHGMQFGLDLKNIKWSPVQYKYPKWADLYESEGKMLYVNRGFGVLGYPGRVGVLPEITLFELG encoded by the coding sequence ATGCAAAGAAATTTTTTAATTATTGCAGGGATTTTTCTAGTGATGGAAATCTATATTTATCAGGCAATAAGAACACTCACAGATAATTTTTGGATTAGATTAGGCTACATCATTCTATACTTAGGAGTTTACAGTTTACTTATCTATGAAGTTCTGAACTTTCAGAGAAGTGATAAAGGTTCGCATTCACCGCAATTAATCAGTGTTTTATTTTTAGTTTTTATTCTTCCCAAAATATTCGTTGTCCTGTTTCTTTTAATTGATGATATCTTTCGTACAGGAGGATATTTGGTAGGATTAACAAAGTCTACAGAAAACTTTTTCCCCGAGAGACGTAAATTTTTAAGCCTCGTCGGATTAGGTTTAGGCGGCGTACTTTCTGCTCTTTTTATAGACGGAATAACGTTTGGAAAATACCGACACACCGTAAGAAGAGTAAGAGTAAAATTTGCTAATCTTCCTAAAAGTTTTAAAGGATATAAGATTATTCAAATCTCTGATGTTCACAGCGGAAGTTTTTCTGACCCAAGCAAACTGCAGCATGCGATAGATTTAATCAATGAGCAAAATCCAGATTTAGTTTTGTTTACAGGAGATATGGTGAATAATATTGCAGATGAATTTAAACCGTTCATTCCTTTATTTTCTAAAATTAAAGCGAAAGATGGGAAATTCGCTGTCTTAGGAAACCACGATTACGGCGATTATGTAAAGTGGAATTCTAAGGATGAACAAAATAAAAACCTTGACACTTTAATTAATTATCAAAGACAAGCCGGTTTTGATATGCTTCGTAACGAAAACAGAATTATCGAAAAAAACGGTGAGAATATCTACATTTTAGGTGTTGAAAACTGGGGATTAAAACCTTTTCCTCAATATGGAGATATTGATAAAGCTTTAGAAAACGTTCCGCAAAACGCCACTAAAATTTTAATGAGCCACGACCCTACTCATTTTGATTACGTAGTGAAAAAACACCCTAAAGACATTCATTTAACACTTTCAGGACACACACACGGAATGCAGTTTGGTTTGGATTTAAAAAATATAAAATGGTCTCCCGTTCAATATAAATACCCGAAATGGGCAGATTTGTATGAAAGTGAAGGAAAAATGCTGTATGTAAACAGAGGTTTCGGAGTTTTAGGTTACCCAGGAAGAGTCGGAGTTTTGCCAGAAATTACACTTTTTGAATTGGGGTAG
- a CDS encoding 3-oxoacyl-ACP synthase III family protein has translation MPNTIIIGSGSYLPNRVIGRDFFLDSEFYTDEGVKIDKPVEETIAKFVEITEIENRRFIDEDLSNSQIGFEAAKIAIADANVDQEELDYIIYASNFGEVTTNGYVDFMPTMAARVKNKLGIKNRKCITYDMIFGCPGWVEAMILADNLIKAKVAKTILVIGAETLSRVTDPYDRNRMIFADGAGAVVVQATDEENVGIIAHNTICDNGPELNYLANGPSINEASDQTRLFVRMQGRKIYEYALKNVPGAIKETIEDAKLSIEDIDKILIHQANAKMDYAMIDRLHKLYDVKNYDHSVSPMTVQDLGNTSVATIPTMFDLIIKGKMEGHTFKDKGNIVMTSVGAGMNINAIVYKFP, from the coding sequence ATGCCAAATACGATCATTATTGGTTCCGGATCTTATCTTCCGAATAGAGTAATTGGAAGAGATTTTTTCTTAGATTCAGAGTTTTATACGGACGAAGGAGTAAAGATTGACAAACCTGTTGAAGAAACTATTGCAAAATTTGTTGAAATTACAGAGATAGAAAACAGGAGATTTATTGATGAAGATCTTTCAAATTCACAAATCGGTTTTGAAGCTGCAAAAATTGCTATTGCTGATGCTAATGTAGATCAGGAAGAGCTTGATTATATTATTTACGCCAGTAATTTTGGTGAGGTTACCACCAATGGTTATGTCGATTTTATGCCAACCATGGCAGCGAGAGTTAAAAACAAATTAGGCATCAAAAACAGAAAATGTATTACTTACGATATGATTTTCGGTTGCCCAGGATGGGTTGAAGCTATGATTTTAGCAGATAACTTAATTAAAGCTAAAGTTGCCAAAACAATTCTTGTAATTGGCGCAGAAACGCTAAGCAGAGTAACCGATCCTTATGACAGGAACAGAATGATTTTTGCTGATGGAGCGGGAGCTGTAGTGGTACAAGCCACTGACGAAGAAAATGTAGGAATCATCGCTCACAACACGATTTGTGATAATGGACCTGAATTAAATTATCTTGCAAATGGGCCTTCTATTAACGAAGCATCAGATCAGACCCGTTTATTCGTAAGAATGCAGGGAAGAAAAATTTATGAGTATGCTCTTAAAAATGTTCCTGGAGCTATTAAAGAAACCATCGAAGACGCAAAATTATCTATTGAAGATATCGACAAAATATTGATCCACCAAGCGAATGCTAAAATGGATTATGCAATGATAGACAGACTTCACAAGCTTTATGATGTGAAAAACTATGACCATTCTGTATCTCCTATGACTGTTCAGGATTTAGGAAATACCTCGGTAGCAACAATTCCTACCATGTTTGATCTAATAATTAAAGGAAAAATGGAGGGTCATACGTTTAAAGATAAAGGTAACATTGTGATGACTTCGGTTGGAGCCGGAATGAACATTAATGCTATTGTTTATAAATTTCCTTAA
- the ubiE gene encoding bifunctional demethylmenaquinone methyltransferase/2-methoxy-6-polyprenyl-1,4-benzoquinol methylase UbiE: protein MTKDINQVTPYNSESSKKSQVEDMFDNIAPKYDLLNHVLSMKIDVLWRNKLVKWMNHDAPKETLDVATGTGDLAIAVEKGTGAKVVGLDLSQQMLNVGIIKIKKLNLDGKISMQKGDAENLPFEDNRFDAVSVAFGVRNFENLTKGLAELRRVVKENKSVYILEFSKVEGFLGPFYMFYFKNILPAIGRLISKDNRAYTYLPDSVNAFPFGEKMRQILLDTGFKKVEYKKLSLGIATIYKATK from the coding sequence TTGACAAAAGATATCAACCAAGTAACTCCCTACAATTCTGAATCTAGCAAAAAGAGTCAGGTAGAGGATATGTTCGACAACATTGCGCCTAAATACGATTTATTAAACCATGTATTGTCTATGAAAATAGATGTCCTTTGGAGAAATAAATTGGTAAAATGGATGAACCATGATGCTCCAAAAGAAACATTGGATGTTGCTACAGGAACCGGGGATTTAGCAATTGCCGTAGAAAAAGGAACCGGAGCAAAAGTTGTGGGATTAGATTTGTCGCAACAAATGTTAAATGTTGGAATTATTAAAATAAAAAAACTTAATTTAGACGGCAAAATTTCCATGCAAAAGGGCGATGCAGAAAATTTACCTTTCGAGGATAATAGATTTGATGCTGTTTCCGTCGCTTTTGGGGTGAGAAATTTTGAGAACCTTACCAAAGGTTTGGCAGAGTTGAGAAGAGTGGTTAAAGAAAATAAGAGTGTTTATATTCTTGAGTTTTCAAAGGTAGAGGGTTTTTTAGGACCATTTTATATGTTTTATTTCAAAAACATATTGCCGGCAATCGGCAGATTGATTTCTAAAGACAACAGGGCGTATACTTATCTTCCCGATTCTGTAAATGCATTTCCTTTTGGAGAAAAGATGAGACAAATTCTTTTAGATACAGGATTTAAAAAAGTAGAATACAAAAAATTAAGTTTAGGTATAGCCACAATTTATAAAGCAACAAAATAA
- the porT gene encoding type IX secretion/gliding motility protein PorT/SprT, giving the protein MNKFLLKALVLASVNIAFFADAQFRTRNRMDKLEDFDQKTVSWGFYLNANMIDYKIVFNPRYGMYENHNLVSSKESTSFGAGLIAKFRLNDYLDVRVEPGLQFAQRELTFNTDTNSMYKDGSLTNAPFIPIALTDKDRIREIKSTLIDIPVMLELHGERWYNSRPYVAAGVNYIVNLQSNSDSPDDNMQQVFRSTTHNFAWSAEMGIQFYFNKFKLTPAVRGTFFMNNEIVADNATTPPYWSSAVSTLQTRAIMFVLKFE; this is encoded by the coding sequence ATGAATAAATTTCTATTAAAAGCTCTGGTTTTAGCCTCAGTTAATATTGCATTCTTTGCAGATGCTCAATTTAGAACCCGTAACAGGATGGACAAGTTGGAAGACTTCGACCAAAAGACAGTCAGCTGGGGTTTCTATTTGAATGCAAATATGATAGACTACAAAATTGTGTTTAATCCTCGATACGGGATGTACGAGAATCATAATCTTGTATCTTCTAAAGAAAGCACAAGTTTTGGAGCAGGTCTTATTGCCAAGTTTAGATTGAATGATTATTTAGACGTAAGGGTAGAGCCGGGTTTACAGTTTGCTCAAAGAGAATTGACTTTTAATACAGATACTAATTCAATGTATAAGGACGGGAGTTTAACGAACGCTCCATTTATTCCTATTGCTTTAACAGATAAAGATAGAATAAGAGAAATTAAATCTACTTTAATTGACATTCCGGTGATGTTGGAATTACACGGAGAAAGATGGTATAACTCAAGACCATATGTTGCAGCAGGGGTAAATTACATTGTTAATCTACAGTCAAATTCAGACTCTCCAGATGACAATATGCAGCAGGTTTTCAGATCTACAACGCATAATTTTGCTTGGTCTGCAGAAATGGGAATTCAATTCTATTTTAATAAGTTTAAATTAACTCCAGCGGTAAGAGGAACATTCTTTATGAATAACGAAATAGTTGCCGATAATGCTACTACGCCTCCTTACTGGTCTTCAGCAGTTTCTACATTGCAAACAAGAGCAATTATGTTTGTATTGAAATTTGAATAA
- a CDS encoding cell division protein ZapA: MEVRRITINIAGRVYPLNVPAAEEETLRKVGKQIENMIKDFEQNFDVRDKQDALAMCALKLGTNAEVVALNHDKNIKSTNERLAEINRSLDDIGK, encoded by the coding sequence ATGGAGGTAAGGAGAATAACCATCAACATTGCAGGAAGAGTATATCCGCTAAATGTACCCGCAGCAGAAGAAGAAACACTGCGTAAAGTGGGGAAGCAAATTGAAAATATGATTAAAGATTTTGAACAAAATTTTGATGTAAGAGATAAACAGGATGCTTTGGCAATGTGTGCCCTAAAATTGGGAACCAATGCAGAAGTAGTTGCTCTGAATCATGATAAAAATATAAAATCAACCAACGAAAGATTAGCAGAAATTAATCGGTCATTGGATGATATAGGAAAATAG